The Sorangiineae bacterium MSr11954 DNA segment GCGGGCGCGATCGACCCCAACGACGTGCCGCTGTCGCTCGAGCAAGAGCGCCTCTTGTTTCTGGAGCAGCTCGCCGGCGCTAGCGCCGGGTACAACATCGCGGTGGCGGTGTTTCTCGAGGGCCCCCTCGACCGCGCGGCGCTCGCGCAGAGCCTCACCACCATCGTAACCCGCCACGCGGTGCTCCGCGTCCGCTACCCGCGGAAGAATGGACGCATCGTCCCGATCCTCGCCCCGCCCGGCGCGCCGGCCGCGCTCATTTTCGACGATGGCGCAGGCGCAAGCACGGGCGCAGACGCGAGCACGCGCACAGGCGCAGACGCGAGCACGCGCACAGACGCCGACGCGATCGAGCCCGAGGACGCCGTGCTGCGGCGCGCCACCGAGGAGGCGCGACGCCCGTTCGACCTGGAGCGCGATCCCGTCCTGCGCGCGCGCTGCTACCGCGCAGGACCGAACAAACACCTCGTGACCATCGTGATCCACCACGTGGCCGCCGACGGCTGGTCGATGGGGATCCTGGTGCGCGAGCTGTCGGCCTGCTACGCGGCGTTCGCGTCCGGCCGAGCACCGGATCTTCCGCCGATCTCCGTGCACTATGCCGATTTTGCGGCGCAGCAGCGGCGCTGGCTCGATTCCAACGCGTTGGAGACCGCGCTCGTATACTGGAAGCGCCAGCTCGCCGGGGCGCCGGCGCTCTGCGAGCTGCCGGCCGATCGCGCCCGGCCGCCGGTGCGGGCGTTCGCCGGCGCGCGCCACCCCTTTGCGCTGGGCGCATCCGACGCCGCTTCGCTCCAGCGCCTCGGCGCGACCTCCGGGGCCACGCTGTACATGGTGCTCTTGGCGGGCTTCTTTGCGCTGCTTCACCAGCGCACGGGGCGCGACGATCTGGTGGTGGGCACCGATGTCGCCGGACGCGAGCACCCCGAGGCGCAGCGCCTGATCGGACTGTTCGTAAACCAGCTGGTCCTGCGCGCGAACCTGGCGGGCGATCCGACCTTTCGCGCATTGGTGGATCGGGTGCGGGCGCTCTCCCTCGAAGCCTACGCCCACCAGCGGCTGCCCTTCGGCACCTTGGTCGAGGCCCTGCGGCCCCCGCGCGATCCAAGCTACAACCCGCTCTTTCAGATCATGTTCGTCCTCGAGAACGCGCCGGTACCCGAGCTCGCGCTCCCGGATCTGCGCGCGCGGACCCTCGAGCTCGACGACGGCGGCGCCCCGTTCGACCTGTCCGTCCTGCTCACCGAGCACGGAGGCGAGCTGCGGGGCGTCCTTCGCTACGACACCGCCCTCTTCGACCCAGCCACCATCGCCGCGCTGGGCGACGACTACGCGGCGCTCCTCACGGCGGCCGGCGCCCGGCCCGATCTCACGCTCTCCGAGCTCGCCGGGCGGGTCCGCGCACACTCTGTCCGGCGCCGCGAGGCCGCCGCGCGCGCCGCCCAATCGTCCCGCCTCGAACGCTTCCGCAACCTTCGCAAGGTCTGAGTCCCGCCATGCTCGAATCTGGATCGCCGAAGAAGCCACCCTTGCCGCGCGCGGCCCGCCGCGAAGTCGCCTCCGATCCCGCCGCGTGGGTTCGGCAGGAGCCGCTCGCCGCGGGGAGCCACTTGCCCATCGTGCTCACCCCCGCGATGCCCGGCATCGACCCCGCCGCCTGGGCGCGCGCGAGCTTGCCGTTGGTCTTGCGGCTGCTCCACCACCACGGCGCGGTGCTCTTTCGCGGCTTCGACGTGGGCGACGCCGCGCGCTTCGAGCGGCTGGTGCGGGCCGTGGCCGGCGAGCCGCTGGCCTACGAGGAGCGCTCCTCGCCGCGCTCGGCGGTGGCCAACCACGTGTACACATCGACCGAGCACCCCCCGGAGGAGCGCATCTTTTTGCACAATGAGCAGTCGTACAACCTGGTGTTCCCGTCGCGCATTTCGTTCTGCTGCGTGACGGCTTCGCCCGAGGGCGGCGCGACGCCGCTCGCCGATTCCCGCCGGGTGTTCGCGCGGATCCCCGCGGAGATCCGCGCGCGGTTCATCGCCGGAGGATACCAGTACGTGCGCAACTTCGGCGAGGGCTTCGGCCTGCCGTGGCAGGTGGCGTTCCAGACCCAGGAGCGTACCGAGGTGGAGGCGTACTGCCAGCGCCACGGCATCGCCTTCGAGTGGCGCGACCGCGATCGCCTGCGCACCCGCCAGACCCGCAGGGCCGCCGGCTGCCACCCCTTCACCGGCGAGCCGGTCTGGTTCAACCACGCGACCTTCTTCCACGTGTCGACCCTGCCGCGCGCGACCGGCGATGCGCTCCTCGCCGCGCTGGGCGAGGCCGATCTGCCCAACCACACCTATTATGGAGACGGCTCGCCCATCGAGCCCGAGGTCATGAACATCCTGCGCCGAGCCTACGACGACGAGCGGATCGAGTTCCCCTGGGAGCGAGGCGACGCGCTCTTGCTCGACAACATGCTCACCGCGCACGGCCGCGCGCCCTTTGCCGGACCGCGCAAGGTGCTCGCCGCCATGTCCTCACCGCTGCCTTGGAGCGCAGTCCCGGAGGTGCCCGCGTCATGACCTTCGCCATGCCGTTCGAAGCCCCCGCATTTCGGTTGTCACCGCAGCAAGCGCGCCGATGGGCCGAGCTCGGACCCGCCGCGACCACCGCGCGCGCCCGCTGCACCGTGCTCCTCGAAGGCCCGCTCGATCCCGCGCGTCTCCACCTCGCCGCCCTGGAGCTCACGCGCCAGCACGAGATCGTGCGCACCCGCTACCGGCCGCTCGCGGGGACCAACACCGGCGTTCAATCCCCGGCGCCGGCCGAGGAGGCGCCCTTGACCTCGACCTTGACCGAGCTGGGACCGGGGCGGTACGAGCTGGTCTTGGAGCTGCCCGCGCTCTCGACCGATCGCCGCGGGCTCGTCAACTTGGTCGCCTCCCTCGCGGAGCGCTACGCGAGCCACGAGCCCCTGGAGCCCGTCGCGCAGTACGCAGACGTCGCCGAGGTGTTCCATGATCTGCTGGTATCTCCCGACGCCGAGGCCGGGCGCCTCCAGTTTCGCAACGTCGATCTCACCCGCTGGCTCGAGCCGGCCTCGCCGCACGAAGCGGAGAGCTCCTCCGATCCGCAGCCGTTCGCGCCGCGCGCGGCGGCCGTCGTGTTGCCGGCCGGGCACGCGCTCGAGCGGGCTGCGTCGGCGCTCGAGGTCCCGCCCGAGGCCCTCTTGCTCGCGACCTGGCACGTGCTCGTTCATCGCCTCTCGGACCGCGGGCACGCGCGGATCGCCGTCGCCTTCGACGGGCGCACCTACGAGGGGCTCGACACCGCGATGGGGCCGTTCGAGCGCTTGCTCCCGTTTCGGGCCGACCTCGACCCGCGGGCGGGGCTCGCCGAGCTCGCGCGCGCGACCGCCGCCGCCGTCGCGGGCGATCTCGAGTGGCAAGATTTTTTCGACCTCGCCTCCGCGCTCTCCGCGCAGGGATGGAGCGCCGGAGACGAGCCCGTACCGTACTTCCCCATCGCCTTCGCGGCGTTCACGTGGCCAGCGGCCATCGAATCGGGCGGGGTGCAATTTCGAATCACCGGGCTCGAGCCGGTGGTGGATCGCTTCGACTGGAAGCTCGTCGGCGTCGCGCGCGAGGGCGGCGTCGCGGCGGAGCTCCACTACGACGCCGCGCGCTTCTCCGAGCGCACGGCGGCGCGGTGGGCCGAGCGCTTCGCGACATTGCTGGCGGCCGCCATCGCCGAGCCGGATCGCGCGATGGCCGCGCTCCCCATCGTGGGCCCCGAGGAGTCCGCCGAGCTCGCGCAGGGCAACCGCACCGAGCGCCCTTGGTCGCTCGAGGGTGCAGTGCACGAGCACTTCGATGCGCAGGCCGCGCGCACCCCGGAGCGCGAGGCCCTTCGATCCGGCGAGGCCCACCTCACGTACCGCGGGCTCGCGGAGCGGGCGAACCAGCTCGCCCATCGGTTGATCGCCCTCGGCGCCGCGCCCGAGGATCGGATCGCCATCTGCCTCGAGCGCTCCATGAACCAGGTGGTCGCGCTGCTCGGCGTGCTCAAGGCCGGCTGCGCCTATGTGCCCATCGATCCCATGCTACCGCCCGAGCGCGCCGCCTCGATCCTCGACCAAGCCGGTGCGCGCTTGGTGCTGACCCAAGGGTCGCTTCGCGCCTCGCTCCCGGCAGGGCCTCGCACCGTGCAAATCGACGATCCCGACGAGGCGTCGATCCTCGCCCGCGCCCCCCGCGAGGCGCCGCATCGTCCGACCGATCCGCGGCAGCTCGCGTACGTCATTTTCACCTCGGGCTCCACCGGCAAGCCCAAGGGCGTGATGATTCAACATGGCTCGGTGCTCAACCTCGCGCAGGCCCTCGACGAATCCATTTACCGCCCCGCGCTCGCCCGGCGCGCACGGTCCGACGAGCCGCTGCGCGTGAGCTTGAACGCCCCGCTGGCGTTCGATGCTTCGGTGAAGCAATGGGTGCAGCTCCTGTCGGGCCACACGCTGTGCGTGGTGCCGGAGGAGGCGCGGCTCGATGCCCGGCGGATGTGCGATCTCGTGCGCGAGCAGCGGCTGGACGTGCTCGACACCACACCATCCATGCTCGCGGGGCTGGTGGAGCAGGGGCTCGGTCGCGCACCGGAGCTCTCGCCCGCGCTGATCCTCGTGGGCGGTGAGCCCATCGAGGCGGCCCTCTGGCGCAAGCTCGCGGGGCTGCGCGGCACCTTCGTCAATGTTTATGGCCCCACCGAGTGCACGGTGGATGCTTCGAGCGCCGAGGTGGCCTCGTCGCCCGTGCCGACCATCGGCGGCCCGCTCGGCAATGTTCGCGCGTACGTGCTCGATGCCCATCTTCTCCCGGTCCCCATCGGGGCGATCGGCGAGCTCTTCATCGGGGGCGCGGGCGTGGGGCGCGGCTACGCGGGGCAGCCCGCCGCCACCGCGCAACGGTTCGTGCCCGATCCCGCGGGACCGGCGGGCGCCCGCCTCTATCGCACCGGGGATCTCTGCCGCATGCGCGAGGATGGCCGCCTGGAGTTCATCGGGCGCAACGACGGTCAAGTGAAGCTCCGCGGCCTGCGCATCGAGCTGGGGGAGATCGAGTCGGTGATGCAATCGCACCCGGCCGTGCGCCACGCGGTGGTCGACGCGCGCCGCACCCCCACGGGCGAGACGCGCCTGGTGGCCTATTTCGTACCGCGCGAGAAGGTCGCGGCGCCCGGCGCCATCGCGGATCTGCGGGCCGAGCTCCGCAAGACCCTGCCCGAGTACATGGTGCCGAGCGCGCTCGTGCCGATGGCCGCAATCCCCCTTACGCCCAATGGCAAATTGGATCGCGCCGCGCTGCCCGATCCGCGCGAGTCGCCCGACGACGGCGTACGGTTCGAGGCCCCGACCAGCGACATCGAGCGCACGGTGGTGGCCATCTGGCAGGAGGTCCTGGGGGTCGCGCGCATTGGCTTGCACCACAATTTCTTCGATCTGGGCGGCCACTCGCTGCTCATGGTGAAGGTGCACGAGCGGCTCGCGACCGCGTTTGCCCGCCCCATCTCGATGGTGGAGCTCTTCCGCCACCCCACGGTGAGCGCCCTGGCAAAGCACCTCGCGAGCGGCAGCGCGGCCAAAGAAGCCGACACCTCGGCCCGCGCCGACCGCCAGCGCGCCGCCCGCGAAGAACAAGCCCGCCGCAACCGCGCCGGCCGCCGCCCGCGGTGAGCCCGGCACCTGGCCCGGCATCGGTCATCCACGAAACAGCGCATCGACGTACGCCGCCCCGATCCCGACCCTCTCGTAGTGGGAACGGCACATCGCAATGTATTGATGCACATCGAAATAGCCGTCCGGCTGACCGTCTTCATCGAGCCAGATCAGCGGACCTTGGACGATGAAGAACACCTTCATCGGCTGCTCGTGCTCGTACGCGACCAAGGTGTGGCTCTCCCCCGGCGTTTCGTAGACGAAATCACCTGCCCGGGCGGTCCAATCGTGTTCGAGGTATCCCCATTTGCCCGAGATGGTATAGGCAAATACCTCATGCGGGTGGTAATGGCGATTGACGAGCCCCGCGCGCGTCGCCATCAAGATGTCGCACCATTTGTTCGCCGAGGGTGAAATCCACAGCGGCCGAGACGACACCGTCTCGGTGAACGGCACGTAATAGCGCTCGTCCTCGGTCGCCGCATTGGCCAGATAAACTTCCGATTTGGCATCGGGCTGGAAAGAACGGAGGATCGGCTTCAACTCTCTCCAGAACTCACTCGTCGCCGGCTCGGGCATGGTGCCTCCTCATGGTTGGACCACCTCGCCACTGTAGGCGCGGCGCGCGCGGGCGGCTTGCACGGACCGGACACGCGGTTTGCCGATTTTGGACGGGGCAGGGGGCTTCGAGCCACATCGGGATACCGCGCGGATAGCCGGACCGCCCAATCCGCGGTACGATCCATCCACACCCGTCCGGCTGGCAGGTCAGCCGATGCGTCAACCCGGATCGCAGGAGACGCCCGTGCACCCCCATCGCCCCTTGCGCGCGACCCACATCTCGACCGATGCGATCCCGGCCAGCCAGCGGCTGGCGTACTGGGAGGCCTACAACGCGACGGCTTTGGTCGGCCTCCGGTGTTCTTCCTACGCGGAAGCCGGTCTGAGTGCCGCGCAAACCAACTTCGACCTCGGCGACGTACGGCTCGCCGACATCCGCGGCAACGAGCACGTGATCGAACGGACCCCGCACTTGGTGCGGACCCACCCGAAGGAGTCCGTCTTCGCCTCGCTCGTGCTCGAGAGCCACGCCTTCTTTTATCAAGGCACGGCGTGCGAGCAGGTGTCGCCGGGCGATCTGATGGTCTACGACACGCGAAGAGCCTATCTCTTTGGCTTCACGACCCCCATGCGGCAGTTGCTGCTGGACATGCCCCGCGCCTGGTTCCGCGAACACTGCGTGCGCGACGACCTACCGCGGCCCATCAAGATCGATACCGGTACGGGCCCCCACCGCGTTTTTGCATCGGCGCTACGCAAACGGCTCATCGACGTGGCGCAGCATCCGGCCGACACCGACGCGATGCGTGCGCAGCGCGAAGCCTCCGAGCTCCTTCGCGTCATGCTCCTCGCCGCGCTCGGCGCCACCCCCATCGGCGCATCGAGCGCGTCGCACATGCTGGCGGCGCGCAGCTTCATCGATGACCACATCCACGATCCCGCGCTGAGCGCGGAGAGGGTGGCGCACGCGGTGCGCGTGTCCTTGCGCCACCTCAATCGACTGTTCGCGGGGGAGGGGACCTCGGTCTCGCACGCCATCCTGAATCGTCGGCTGGAACGCGCCGCCGCCGATCTGCGCAACCCCTCGATGCGAGCTTACGGCGTCGCCGAAATTGCATACCGCTGGGGGTTCTCCAGCCAGGCGCATTTCGCGCGCGTCTTCAAGGCCCGTTTCGCCATGACGCCCACCCAGATGCGCGGCGCCTCTCCCCCTTCGCGCGCCGAATGAAGGGGCGTGATTGCACCTGCTGAGCAGCGGCGGCAACGGCAATCGGGTCGGCCATTCCTAACGGGCTACCGCTTTGCAGCGGCGGGTGCTCGACGCGGCTCAATGACCTTTGCGCGTCCGACAGCAGATCCCCCGACGCGCCTCGGGCCGCGAGGCGCCCCGCGCAGATTGCCCGTATCGGTTGCCCGCGTGCATGGGCTTGGTCGAGGGACGCTCGCGGCCCCGCCGACGTGCTCGAGGGCGGACGACGAACTCCGCGCTCGCCTCGCGGAGCATCGGCCAACCGCATTTCGGATGCTTGCCGACGGATGCAATCGGCTTATGTAACCTACGCTCTCGATCGAAGGTTGGAATTGCGAAGGGGGGTGAGACCTCGACGCGCGGAGCGAGACGGATCCGCTCCTCGTCACCGTCGGTTCGGTGGGAAGCGATGGCGATGGTCGCGTCCTGCACCTCACCGTCGCAAACCGCAGGACGTGCACCATTTCGTCCCTGCGAGGTATCCTACATGAAGTCGGCCTCGCGGGCGGTTGCGCACGTCAATCGCGTTACCTGCACCGACGGGAGCCGATGGGAGCGCGGACAAACGGGCGGATAGCGCCAAAACGTCCTCGCTCCCACCCCCCGTTGACTCTTCCCCAGGGGCAGACCCCAGGGTGGACCGAGGCGCCGCGCAGCGACGAGATGGCGCGCGACGACGCCGAGGAGGAGAGACGATGGATCGATTCGACGCGGGGCTGGAGGCGGTGACGTTCTTTTCGAATGGGTGCAGGCTCCTCGGAGGGTTCTACAGGGCTGCGGGTAACACCCGCCTCCCTGCGGTGGTGCTGCTTCATGGCGCGCCTGGGATCGAGAAGCACTTGGACATCGCGTATCGCCTTCGGGATCGCGGCTGCCACTGTCTCTATTTTCACTTTCGCGGAAGTTGGGGGTCGGAGGGCGCATTTTCCTTTACGGGATTGGTCGACGACGCGGCCGCGGCCGTCGCATGGGCGCGGAGCCATCCGGCCGTCGATCCCGCTCGCATCGTCCTCGTCGGTGGCGCCATGGGTGGGCATGCGGCGCTCCTCCTCGCGGCGGCCGATCCTCGGATTCGCGCGACCGTCGCGGTTTGCCCGCTGATCGATCCGCGCGCGTTCCTCCTCCCCGAGTCGATGGCCGCCGAGTTCGCCCCCATGTTGAAGGGCGTCACGCCTCGGGATCTCTCGCTTCAATGGAACGAGGTGCGTCCCCTGCCGGCGATGGTCGATTCGCTGGTCGGGCGGTCCGTCCTTTTGGTCACCGCCGAGCGCGACGAATTGTTTCCACCGTCGCACTACGCCGGCTTCATCGACCGACTCCCCACGTGCCAACACGCACGGGCGAAAGACGCCGATCACGCGTTCAGCACCTGCCGCCCATGGCTGGTGCGAACGGTCACCGATTGGATCGGCGCCGAGCTCGGCATCGGAGCCTCCGAACCTTGACACGTGCCGCGCCCCCAATCACCCTCCTTCCATGCTCTCGATTGGCGCCTTTTCCCGGCTGACGGGGCTCTCGATCAAGGCCCTTCGCCTGTATGACGCCAGTCATCTCTTGAGGCCCGCGGAGGTCGATCCCAAGACCGGCTATCGCCGTTATCGCTTGACGCAAATCTCCGACGCCCACCGCATCCTGGCGCTTCGGCAAATGGGCATGCCGCTCGGCGATATGGAGAGCGGCGGCCGCGACCACGCGAGCCTCCTGACCTTGCGACGCGCGCTCGAGGCGCGCATGGAGACGCTCGTCGCGCAATTGGCGGCGGTCGACGAGGCCCTTACCGGTCGCGCCCCGACCCCCGCCGTCGTCGTCAAATCCATCCCCGCCATGCGCGTGATCGCGCACCGCCGCACGCTCGCCAAACAGCACGAGACCGACGCGATGCTCGGTGAGCTATGCGGCGCGCATCCCTCCACCCTGTCCGGCACCGTGTGGCACGACTGCGGCTCGCGCACCGGCCGCGTCGACGCCGAGGTGTTCGTCCTCTCCCCGAACCGCGCATCGAACGGCGTCGTTTTCCCCGCCGCCGCGAGCGCGTCTTGCTTGATCCCCGAGGACGACGTCGACTCCGGCTACCGCGCCGTGTCCCGGTGGTTGCGGCGCGGCACCCACCGGCAAATCGGGCCGTACCGCGAAATCTATTACCGCGACGAGACGGACAACGCCTGGGTGGAAATCCAGCTTCCAATCACCCGATCACGCGCGTGATAAATTCGGCACGCGACGGTTCGAGCGTCGATCGCGGCGCGACCCTCGCGCGGCGAAGCGCCGCGGTGCTCGCCGTGGCATGGCGAGCGGCTCTCAACGTCGGAAGACGACGACCTCCAGGTTGGTTCCATTCTTTCGGCTCGCGTAGAGCTCGCACGTATCGTCGGACACGCCAAAGGGCACCGCGTTCGTGTTGGCGATGACCAAGGTCGCGGGGCCCGCGCTGGTGGGCAGGGCGTTCGGCCACCGTTGCTCGAAGATGCCCCATGTTCCGCCGTCGAGGTTCCCTTTGAGGAAGAGAACGAGCCCCCCGGTCGACTCTTCCGAGCTCGCCGCGAGCCCCTCCCAA contains these protein-coding regions:
- a CDS encoding MerR family transcriptional regulator, whose translation is MLSIGAFSRLTGLSIKALRLYDASHLLRPAEVDPKTGYRRYRLTQISDAHRILALRQMGMPLGDMESGGRDHASLLTLRRALEARMETLVAQLAAVDEALTGRAPTPAVVVKSIPAMRVIAHRRTLAKQHETDAMLGELCGAHPSTLSGTVWHDCGSRTGRVDAEVFVLSPNRASNGVVFPAAASASCLIPEDDVDSGYRAVSRWLRRGTHRQIGPYREIYYRDETDNAWVEIQLPITRSRA
- a CDS encoding 2,4'-dihydroxyacetophenone dioxygenase family protein — translated: MPEPATSEFWRELKPILRSFQPDAKSEVYLANAATEDERYYVPFTETVSSRPLWISPSANKWCDILMATRAGLVNRHYHPHEVFAYTISGKWGYLEHDWTARAGDFVYETPGESHTLVAYEHEQPMKVFFIVQGPLIWLDEDGQPDGYFDVHQYIAMCRSHYERVGIGAAYVDALFRG
- a CDS encoding helix-turn-helix domain-containing protein, with protein sequence MRQPGSQETPVHPHRPLRATHISTDAIPASQRLAYWEAYNATALVGLRCSSYAEAGLSAAQTNFDLGDVRLADIRGNEHVIERTPHLVRTHPKESVFASLVLESHAFFYQGTACEQVSPGDLMVYDTRRAYLFGFTTPMRQLLLDMPRAWFREHCVRDDLPRPIKIDTGTGPHRVFASALRKRLIDVAQHPADTDAMRAQREASELLRVMLLAALGATPIGASSASHMLAARSFIDDHIHDPALSAERVAHAVRVSLRHLNRLFAGEGTSVSHAILNRRLERAAADLRNPSMRAYGVAEIAYRWGFSSQAHFARVFKARFAMTPTQMRGASPPSRAE
- a CDS encoding amino acid adenylation domain-containing protein; amino-acid sequence: MTFAMPFEAPAFRLSPQQARRWAELGPAATTARARCTVLLEGPLDPARLHLAALELTRQHEIVRTRYRPLAGTNTGVQSPAPAEEAPLTSTLTELGPGRYELVLELPALSTDRRGLVNLVASLAERYASHEPLEPVAQYADVAEVFHDLLVSPDAEAGRLQFRNVDLTRWLEPASPHEAESSSDPQPFAPRAAAVVLPAGHALERAASALEVPPEALLLATWHVLVHRLSDRGHARIAVAFDGRTYEGLDTAMGPFERLLPFRADLDPRAGLAELARATAAAVAGDLEWQDFFDLASALSAQGWSAGDEPVPYFPIAFAAFTWPAAIESGGVQFRITGLEPVVDRFDWKLVGVAREGGVAAELHYDAARFSERTAARWAERFATLLAAAIAEPDRAMAALPIVGPEESAELAQGNRTERPWSLEGAVHEHFDAQAARTPEREALRSGEAHLTYRGLAERANQLAHRLIALGAAPEDRIAICLERSMNQVVALLGVLKAGCAYVPIDPMLPPERAASILDQAGARLVLTQGSLRASLPAGPRTVQIDDPDEASILARAPREAPHRPTDPRQLAYVIFTSGSTGKPKGVMIQHGSVLNLAQALDESIYRPALARRARSDEPLRVSLNAPLAFDASVKQWVQLLSGHTLCVVPEEARLDARRMCDLVREQRLDVLDTTPSMLAGLVEQGLGRAPELSPALILVGGEPIEAALWRKLAGLRGTFVNVYGPTECTVDASSAEVASSPVPTIGGPLGNVRAYVLDAHLLPVPIGAIGELFIGGAGVGRGYAGQPAATAQRFVPDPAGPAGARLYRTGDLCRMREDGRLEFIGRNDGQVKLRGLRIELGEIESVMQSHPAVRHAVVDARRTPTGETRLVAYFVPREKVAAPGAIADLRAELRKTLPEYMVPSALVPMAAIPLTPNGKLDRAALPDPRESPDDGVRFEAPTSDIERTVVAIWQEVLGVARIGLHHNFFDLGGHSLLMVKVHERLATAFARPISMVELFRHPTVSALAKHLASGSAAKEADTSARADRQRAAREEQARRNRAGRRPR
- a CDS encoding TauD/TfdA family dioxygenase — its product is MLESGSPKKPPLPRAARREVASDPAAWVRQEPLAAGSHLPIVLTPAMPGIDPAAWARASLPLVLRLLHHHGAVLFRGFDVGDAARFERLVRAVAGEPLAYEERSSPRSAVANHVYTSTEHPPEERIFLHNEQSYNLVFPSRISFCCVTASPEGGATPLADSRRVFARIPAEIRARFIAGGYQYVRNFGEGFGLPWQVAFQTQERTEVEAYCQRHGIAFEWRDRDRLRTRQTRRAAGCHPFTGEPVWFNHATFFHVSTLPRATGDALLAALGEADLPNHTYYGDGSPIEPEVMNILRRAYDDERIEFPWERGDALLLDNMLTAHGRAPFAGPRKVLAAMSSPLPWSAVPEVPAS
- a CDS encoding alpha/beta fold hydrolase gives rise to the protein MDRFDAGLEAVTFFSNGCRLLGGFYRAAGNTRLPAVVLLHGAPGIEKHLDIAYRLRDRGCHCLYFHFRGSWGSEGAFSFTGLVDDAAAAVAWARSHPAVDPARIVLVGGAMGGHAALLLAAADPRIRATVAVCPLIDPRAFLLPESMAAEFAPMLKGVTPRDLSLQWNEVRPLPAMVDSLVGRSVLLVTAERDELFPPSHYAGFIDRLPTCQHARAKDADHAFSTCRPWLVRTVTDWIGAELGIGASEP